A window of Rhodothermales bacterium genomic DNA:
ACGGGAAAGACCTCCTCGTAAGCGTCCGCCTCGTGAGCGTTGAAACCGGCGAAATCCTGGCCACCGAGCAGGAGCAGGGCCGAGCGGAAGACATCTTTGTGATCGCGCAAAGCCTCAGCCTGAAGGTCGCCAAAGGCATCAACGTCGCCCTCGAAGATACCCGCCTCGGCGCCCGCACTGAAACTCGGTCCCTGGACGCCATGATGTCGTACTCGGAAGGCCTGGATCTGCTTGAGAACGAAGACCTCCGCTCCGCCTACGAGAAATTCCTCGAAGCACTCGAGTACGATCCGACCTATACCCGCGCCAAACTCAAAGCCGAAAGCCTCCGCCCCCTGCTGGCTGTTGCCGGCTGATTGTCTCCGATTCGTTTCTCCGCATCACTCATCCCCGTCCTCTCTTCGGCCCGAGGAGAGGCCTGCTCGCGGTAGCCAGGCCGGCCGATAAAACCGCCGCCACCTTAAACCTGTAACCCGCAACCTGTAACCAATTCTGGGATCAATCCGCGCGCGAAGGCATAGACGTTAGACTCATCTCCCGCAACGACCTATGCATACGTTTCTCCATCTGGCGGATATCCATCTTGACGCCAGCTTCATCTGTCGTTCCCAATCGATGCGCGAGCAGTTGCGCAGCGAGTTGCTCGCGGCGTTTTGGAATGCGATTGACTACGCCATTCGAGAGCGTGTGCTGGCGGTATTTATCGTGGGCGACCTGTTGGAAGCCGATCATCTTTCCGTCGAAACCGAACTGTTCTTGCTGGAGCAATGCCGCCGGCTCGACGAAGCGCATATCCCCTGCGTCTATGTCTCTGGGGACCGGGACCCCGGGAGCCATCTATCACGCGCCTACGCGATGCCATGGCCGGAGAGCTTCATCTACATCAGCGCCAACCAGCCGCGCGTGATCGAACTGCAGGATGTGGACGGCACGCCGATCGTGCGACTCGTCGGCGCAGGCCATGAGGCCGGCACGGAAGGCGCCAACCTGATATCCGCCTACCCCGGCGCCCGCGCCGAAATCCCCACCTTCGGCCTACTCCACAGCGCCGCCGAAGGCGCCCGTCCCACCGGCAGTGAGCACCGGACGGCTGTTGTCGCCACGGCCTCGCTCCAACGCCTGGGGTACACGTACTGGGCGCTCGGTCATATGAACGCCATGCAACGCCTGGAAGCCGTCGGCAACGCCTGGTATCCGGGCAGCCTCATGGGCCGCAGCGCCGAAGAAACAGGATTACACGGCGGCCTGCTCGTGACCTTACAGGACGATGGGGCCGTCTCGGTCGCCTTTAAACCGTTTTCCAGGGTCGAATGGGTGCAGGTGACGCTGAGCGACCTCGTGCAGGTCACTGATTTCAACGCCCTGGCCCGGCTCGTGGAACAACCGTTCACCAGCACCATCGCGGCGGACGAGTCGATCCATATGCGCCTCGTCCAGGTGCGCCTTGAAGGTCCCTGCCCGATGGCGGACGCGCTGCGCAACGAATCCCAGCGGGAGATGATCGAAGAGAAGCTGGCGCGTTATTTGAACGTAAATGAGGTCGAATTACTCACGGAATGGGTCACGCCGGCGGTGGATGTGGAGTCCTATCGCGACGAGCCGCACCTGCTGGGCGAACTCATCACCATGATCAACCAGCTGCGCGAAGCGCCAGACACCCTGGAAGGTATCGCGCCGGCGTCGCTGGCCGGCCTGCAGGGCGACCCCGCGGAACGGCGCCAATACGTCATGTCCCTCCTCCGCGACATCGAGAGTGAAGCGGTCGTCCGCCTCCTCCAGGACAATCGTCATGCGCATTAATCGTTGCTCCATCAAGGCGTTCGGTCATTTTAAGAACGAGGAATTCACCGACCTCGATCACCCCTTCGTGGTGGTGCATGGCGCCAACGAAGCCGGCAAGAGCACGTTCTTTCAATTCATGCGCTCGATGCTCTACGGCTTCGAGAATACCGACCCGCAACAGCTTCTCTACGCCCCGAAAGACGGCGCCGCCATCGAGGGCGAGATGCGCCTGAAGATGGACGATCGGACGGACATCGTTGTCACCCGCTCGTTCGACGAACAGCCCCGCGGCCACCTGCTCAACGGGGTGCGCGACACGCTCGGCAATAACATGTTGCCGTTTATCGCGCATATCCCGCGCTCCGTGTTCGAGTCGGTCTATACCCTCGGGTTGTACGACCTCGTCCAGTTCAGCGGCGACACGTGGGAGCAGATCCAGGACCGCCTCCTCGGTGGCCTGAGCATGAAACACATCCGCCCCGCGCGCGAGGTGCTCCTGGCCCTGGAAAAAGAAGCCGGCACGTTGTGGCAGGGAGAATTGCAGAGCCAGTCCCAGGCCTCTCGCCTCGAAGTCCGCGAACGGGAGCTTCAAAAACGCGCGCAGCAGACCCGCCAGAAAGAGGAGCGCCTCCGCCGGCAGATGGCCGACCTCGAGGTGCTCGAACGCAAGGTGGCGGAGTTGGAAGAAGAACAGATCGTGATCAAGGCCGAACGCCGGCGCATCCGTCGCCTGCTCCCGGTTCATCGGCTCATCGATAAAATCGACACGCTCGA
This region includes:
- a CDS encoding DNA repair exonuclease — its product is MHTFLHLADIHLDASFICRSQSMREQLRSELLAAFWNAIDYAIRERVLAVFIVGDLLEADHLSVETELFLLEQCRRLDEAHIPCVYVSGDRDPGSHLSRAYAMPWPESFIYISANQPRVIELQDVDGTPIVRLVGAGHEAGTEGANLISAYPGARAEIPTFGLLHSAAEGARPTGSEHRTAVVATASLQRLGYTYWALGHMNAMQRLEAVGNAWYPGSLMGRSAEETGLHGGLLVTLQDDGAVSVAFKPFSRVEWVQVTLSDLVQVTDFNALARLVEQPFTSTIAADESIHMRLVQVRLEGPCPMADALRNESQREMIEEKLARYLNVNEVELLTEWVTPAVDVESYRDEPHLLGELITMINQLREAPDTLEGIAPASLAGLQGDPAERRQYVMSLLRDIESEAVVRLLQDNRHAH